From Xenopus tropicalis strain Nigerian chromosome 3, UCB_Xtro_10.0, whole genome shotgun sequence, the proteins below share one genomic window:
- the LOC116409569 gene encoding mucin-2-like, with protein MGTLHWALALLILICGVIAESSVSPDPTPTDSLDGGSGATPSDSTPTDSLDGGSGATPSDSTPTDSLDGGSGATPSDSTPTDSLDGGSGSTPSDPTPTDSLDGGSGSTPSDSTPTDSLDGGSGSTPSDSTPTDSLDGSSGATPSDSTPTDSLDGGSGATPSDSTSTDSLDGGSSSTPSDSTPTDSLDGGSCATPSDSTPTDSLDGGSGSTPSGSTPTDSLDGGSSSTPSGSTPTDSLDGGSSSTPSDSTPTDSLDGGSCATPSGSTPTDSLDGGSGSTPSDSTPTDSLDGGSCATPSDSTPTDSLDGGSGATPSDSTSTDSLDGGSSSTPSDSTPTDSLDGGSGSTPSDSTPTDSLDGGSSSTPSDPTPTDSLDGGSGATPSDPTPTDSLDGGSGATPSDPTPTDSLDGSSGATPSDPTPTDSLDGGSGSTPSDSTPTDSLDGGSSSTPSDSTPTDSSSDGSSTEAPPGPTPTNPPSDGSSTEAPPGPTPTNPPSDGSSTEAPPGPTPTNPPSDGSSTEAPPGPTPTNPPSDGSSTEAPTGPTPTNPHSDGSSTEAPPGPTPTNPPSDGSSTEAPPGPTPTNPPSEGSPTEAPPGPTPTNQPSDDSSTEAPPGPTPTNPPSDGSSTEAPPGPTPTNQPSDGSSTEAPPGPTPTNQPTPTGPTPTNPHSDGSSTEAPPGPTPTNPPSDGSSTEAPPGPTPTNPPSEGSPTEAPPGPTPTNPPSDGSSTEAPPGLTPTNPPSDGSSTEAPPGPTPTNPPSDGSSTEAPPGPTPTNPPSDGSSTEAPPGPTPTNPPSDGSSTEAPPGPTPTNPPSDGSSTEAPPGPTPTNPPRDGSSTEAPPGPTPTNPPSDGSSTEAPLGSSTEAPPGPTPTNPPSDGSSTEAPPGPTPTNPPSDGSSTEAPPGPTPTNPPSDGSSTEAPPGHTPTNQPSDGSSTEAPPGPTPTNPPSDGSSTEAPSGPTPTNPPSDGSSTEAPSGPTPTNPPSDGSSTEAPPGPTPTNPPSDGSSTEAPSGPTPTNPPSDGSSTEAPSGPTPTNPPSDGSSTEAPPGPTPTNPPSDGSSTKATPGPTPTNPPSDGSSTEAPPGPTPTNPPSDGSSTEAPPGPTPTNPPSDGSSTEAPPGPTPTNPPSDGSSTEAPPGPTPTNPPSDGSSTEAPPGPTPTNPPSDGSSTEAPPGPTPTGSPDKTIRATTVETTSPAGTTSKGTCVHGHQSGAICVCDENFHGSKCELISSEIRPVSYVGD; from the exons ATGGGGACCCTGCACTGGGCTTTGGCTCTGCTCATACTTATATGTGGGGTGATAGCAG AATCTAGCGTGAGCCCCGACCCCACACCTACCGACTCACTCGATGGCGGCTCCGGTGCCACTCCCTCCGACTCCACACCTACCGACTCACTCGATGGCGGCTCCGGTGCCACTCCCTCCGACTCCACACCTACCGACTCACTCGATGGCGGCTCCGGTGCCACTCCCTCCGACTCCACACCTACCGACTCACTCGATGGCGGCTCCGGTAGCACTCCCTCCGACCCCACACCTACCGACTCACTCGATGGCGGCTCCGGTAGCACTCCCTCCGACTCCACACCTACCGACTCACTCGATGGCGGCTCCGGTAGCACTCCCTCCGACTCCACACCTACCGACTCACTCGATGGCAGCTCCGGTGCCACTCCCTCCGACTCCACACCTACCGACTCACTCGATGGCGGCTCCGGTGCCACTCCCTCCGACTCCACATCTACCGACTCACTCGATGGCGGCTCCAGTAGCACTCCCTCCGACTCCACACCTACCGACTCACTCGATGGCGGCTCCTGTGCCACTCCCTCCGACTCCACACCTACCGACTCACTCGATGGCGGCTCCGGTAGCACTCCCTCCGGCTCCACACCTACCGACTCACTCGATGGCGGCTCCAGTAGCACTCCCTCCGGCTCCACACCTACCGACTCACTCGATGGCGGCTCCAGTAGCACTCCCTCCGACTCCACACCTACCGACTCACTCGATGGCGGCTCCTGTGCCACTCCCTCCGGCTCCACACCTACCGACTCACTCGATGGCGGCTCCGGTAGCACTCCCTCCGACTCCACACCTACCGACTCACTCGATGGCGGCTCCTGTGCCACTCCCTCCGACTCCACACCTACCGACTCACTCGATGGCGGCTCCGGTGCCACTCCCTCCGACTCCACATCTACCGACTCACTCGATGGCGGCTCCAGTAGCACTCCCTCCGACTCCACACCTACCGACTCACTCGATGGCGGCTCCGGTAGCACTCCCTCCGACTCCACACCTACCGACTCACTCGATGGCGGCTCCAGTAGCACTCCCTCCGACCCCACACCTACCGACTCACTCGATGGCGGCTCCGGTGCCACTCCCTCCGACCCCACACCTACCGACTCACTCGATGGCGGCTCCGGTGCCACTCCCTCCGACCCCACACCTACCGACTCACTCGATGGCAGCTCCGGTGCCACTCCCTCCGACCCCACACCTACCGACTCACTCGATGGCGGCTCCGGTAGCACTCCCTCCGACTCCACACCTACCGACTCACTCGATGGCGGCTCCAGTAGCACTCCCTCCGACTCCACACCTACCGACTCATCCAGTGATGGCAGTTCCACTGAAGCTCCCCCCGGCCCCACTCCTACCAACCCACCCAGTGATGGCAGTTCCACTGAAGCGCCCCCCGGCCCCACTCCTACCAACCCACCCAGTGATGGCAGTTCCACTGAAGCTCCCCCCGGCCCCACTCCTACCAACCCACCCAGTGATGGCAGTTCCACTGAAGCGCCCCCCGGCCCCACTCCTACCAACCCACCCAGTGATGGCAGTTCCACTGAAGCTCCCACCGGCCCAACTCCTACCAACCCACACAGTGATGGCAGTTCCACTGAAGCTCCCCCCGGCCCCACTCCTACCAACCCACCCAGTGATGGCAGTTCCACTGAAGCTCCCCCCGGCCCCACTCCTACCAACCCACCCAGTGAAGGCAGCCCCACTGAAGCTCCCCCCGGCCCAACTCCTACCAACCAACCCAGTGATGACAGTTCCACTGAAGCTCCCCCCGGTCCCACTCCTACCAACCCACCCAGTGATGGCAGTTCCACTGAAGCACCCCCCGGCCCCACTCCTACCAACCAACCCAGTGATGGCAGTTCCACTGAAGCTCCCCCCGGCCCCACTCCTACCAACCAACCCA CTCCCACCGGCCCAACTCCTACCAACCCACACAGTGATGGCAGTTCCACTGAAGCTCCCCCCGGCCCCACTCCTACCAACCCACCCAGTGATGGCAGTTCCACTGAAGCTCCCCCCGGCCCCACTCCTACCAACCCACCCAGTGAAGGCAGCCCCACTGAAGCTCCCCCCGGCCCCACTCCTACCAACCCACCCAGTGATGGCAGTTCCACTGAAGCTCCCCCCGGCCTAACTCCTACCAACCCACCCAGTGATGGCAGTTCCACTGAAGCTCCCCCCGGCCCCACTCCTACCAACCCACCCAGTGATGGCAGTTCCACTGAAGCACCCCCCGGCCCCACTCCTACCAACCCACCCAGTGATGGCAGTTCTACTGAAGCTCCCCCCGGCCCCACTCCTACCAACCCACCCAGTGATGGCAGTTCCACTGAAGCACCCCCCGGCCCCACTCCTACCAACCCACCCAGTGATGGCAGTTCTACTGAAGCTCCCCCCGGCCCCACTCCTACCAACCCACCCAGAGATGGCAGTTCCACTGAAGCTCCCCCCGGCCCCACACCTACCAACCCACCCAGTGATGGCAGTTCCACTGAAGCTCCCCTCGGCAGTTCTACTGAAGCTCCCCCCGGCCCCACTCCTACCAACCCACCCAGTGATGGCAGTTCTACTGAAGCTCCCCCCGGCCCCACACCTACCAACCCACCCAGCGATGGCAGTTCCACTGAAGCTCCCCCCGGCCCCACACCTACCAACCCACCCAGTGATGGCAGTTCCACTGAAGCTCCCCCCGGCCACACACCTACCAACCAACCCAGTGATGGCAGTTCAACTGAAGCTCCCCCCGGCCCCACACCCACCAACCCACCCAGTGATGGCAGTTCCACGGAAGCTCCCTCTGGCCCCACACCTACCAACCCACCCAGTGATGGCAGTTCCACTGAAGCTCCCTCCGGCCCCACGCCTACCAACCCACCCAGTGATGGCAGTTCCACTGAAGCTCCCCCCGGCCCCACACCTACCAACCCACCCAGTGATGGCAGTTCCACGGAAGCTCCCTCTGGCCCCACACCTACCAACCCACCCAGTGATGGCAGTTCCACTGAAGCTCCCTCCGGCCCCACGCCTACCAACCCACCCAGTGATGGCAGTTCCACTGAAGCTCCCCCCGGCCCCACACCTACCAACCCACCCAGTGATGGCAGTTCTACTAAAGCTACCCCCGGCCCCACTCCTACCAACCCACCCAGTGATGGCAGTTCCACTGAAGCTCCCCCCGGCCCCACACCTACCAACCCACCCAGTGATGGCAGTTCCACTGAAGCTCCCCCCGGCCCCACTCCTACCAACCCACCCAGTGATGGCAGTTCCACTGAAGCTCCCCCCGGCCCCACACCTACCAACCCACCCAGTGATGGCAGTTCCACTGAAGCTCCCCCCGGCCCCACTCCTACCAACCCACCCAGTGATGGCAGTTCCACTGAAGCGCCCCCCGGCCCCACACCTACCAACCCACCCAGTGATGGCAGTTCCACTGAAGCTCCCCCCGGCCCCACTCCTACCGGCTCACCTGACAAAACCATTAGAGCCACAACTGTAGAAACAACCTCTCCTGCTGGCACCACAAGTAAAG